TAAACAAGATGAGATGTTCACGCATAGGGGTGAACTTACATGATATCCCACCCGGTCTCTAGGACACTGGTAGGGAACAGACGAGACATATCAGGAGTTTCCCTGGGCCAACCAAGAGTCGCGAAAGGCCAGAGACCAGAGCTGAACCATGTATCAAGAACATCCTCGTCCCGAATCTATTGTCTCATTCGTTAGCCTCCGAGATACTGGCCTCTGGCAAaccaagagaaaaaagttCACTGGGAAATGCTATCCCTGGTAACTCTGACTCGTGTAGATCAAGAAAGGGATCTAGGATATTAACTAACCAGTTCAAACTTTTTGTCCGGCCAggccttcttggctttgACAAAAGCTGCATTCTAATCAGTACCCGGCGCCTAGAGTAAGAGTTGGAATGCGAAGGTAataccttcttcttgagttCGTCCCGCGAACCATCTGTCGTCAGTATCCtggtcatcttctccttcgaAGCGAACACGGTACACGGGGCACTGATGTCCCCACCACAGCTGTCTTGAGATGCACCAGTCGTTGATGTTGGCCATCCATTGAAGGTAGTTCTTTTCCGCCGATTCGGGTTTGATCTTGATTTGGCCCGTTTGAACAGCTTTAATCTACGTGACAAGTATTAGCAAATAAGACAAAGCACAGAGAACAGTGTAAGAAATGTGAGGCTTACTGCTGGTTCTGCGAGatcatccatcttcacccaCCACTGTGGCTTCATCATAGGCTCGACGACATCCTTGGTCCTCTCTGAACGAGGTACAGTCATGGGATTGTCCTTCTTATCCACGTAGAGACCAAGTTTCTTCAAGTCTTCCTGGATGGAGTACCGGACGTCGAAACGTTTCTGTCCCTGATACGGGCCACCGTTCTCGTTGATCAATCCGTTGTCCGTCAAGATGTTGATAAACTCGAGCTTATGCGTCATACCCAGCTTAAAATCGTTGACATCGTGTGCTGGGGTCAATTTGACGGCACCGGTACCGAACTCGCGGTCGACGTATGTATCGGCAACGATTGGAAGCCTGCGGCCCTTGATGAAGGGATGAACAGCAAATTTGCCCACGAGATGTGTGTACCGAGGATCGTCGGGGTGTACGGCGATGCCACTGTCGCCTAGCATGGTCTCGGGACGCGTTGTCGCAACTTCAATAGTCTCATCTGAATTCTCGATTGGATATTTAAAGTGAACAATGATTCCAAACTCGACCTTTTTGTCGTATCCCGGTACATCAAGAAGCGTTCGCCCTGATAATTCCTCGTTGTCAACCTCGATATTGCTGAGGGCAGTCGTCAGGGTGGAATCCCAGTTGACCAGACGATTGGCTCGATAGATGATGCCCTCTTCGTGGAATTTGATGAACACATCCGCGACAGCTGCTGAAAAGTGCTCGTCCTATTGACTTTTAGCATGAATGTTGTGGCAACGGCGTAATCCTGGGATGCGCACCATTGTAAACGCCTCTCTGCTCCAATCAAGACTGCTTCCCATTTTTCTGAACGCATTGTTGATCTTTTGGTGATACTCCTCCTTCCAATCCTGGACGAGTTCAACAAATTGTGCTCTGCCCAGATCATGCCTGGTCTGTTGTTTCCTCTTCCAGAGAGTCTTTTCTACAACGCTCTGTGTCGCAATGCCTTGGGGGTCATCAGATCATGTCAATTAACCAAGGTATGTCGGGGGAAATCTTACCAGCATGGTCGCAACCGGGTAGCCACAATGTAGTCTTTCCCTTTTGCCGGTTGTAGCGGATCATCAGATCTTGCAACGAGTTGCCCAAGGCGTGGCCCATGCTGTTCCATTGTCAATAATTCCTTGTTATGAGTATTGGAAATAGACGTATAGGGAGACTTACTGCAGAGCTCCCGTGACATTAGGAGGAGGCACAACGATGACAAATTTGCCCTCGGGCTTGACATCGCCTTCTGGTGTGAACTGGGGCTTGAAGTacccctccttctcccaccAAGCATACCAAGCCGACTCAACAGCAACAGGATGATACGAGGAATAGTGAGAATCTTCAAAAGGCTTAagtcgcttcttctctccctctggGGTGTCCTCGACGAACGGAGGCAGGACTTCGGCCGcggcctttttctccttctccttgtccttggtcTTTTTCGCAGCGGTAGTGGCCGCcgcagccttggcagctttcttctgctcgtAAGCGGCGAgcttttctgcctttttGCGCTCCCGTTCAAGTTCTTTCTCGGTCTTTACTTTGGCTGGGGCGGGTGTTGTGTCCGAGGAACTGGGCTGAACGCCGGCCTCGATGCCGTCAGCCACCGGAGCCGGTGTACCCTCCGGCTGCGGGTCGGTTGCGGCGACTGCCCCGCGAAGAATATCTTGTTAGCCAGACCTTCGCTCTCGGGCCTTGATGAGGCATTCGTGGTTGAACTTACTTGGATTTTCTCGTGCGCTGTTGGTAGCCATTGCTAATGTTCGGGAGGGAATCTTGAACAAACGAAGGTGACAGGCGCGCGAGGGGCGTTTAAAACGGCGGCCGAGCAAACATCGCAGCAACTGGTGACTCACAGCTACATGTTTGCTGCCGTTGTGCGGCACAATGCCGGCTTATTAAGGCACATTCCTGAGACCAAAGTGAGTGTTGGTCTGACTCAGTCAAACAAGAACCAGTCATCATAGTTAACGACCACATTACCTGCTATATTTGTTTATTTGCAATGGCCTCAATGGCTTGTAGCTCCTTCAATGGCCAGAGTAAAATACAACTAAGCTAACTGCAGAGACCGCCCGTGCGGAGATTTTATTGATCGACCATGTGGTTATGGAGCGATAAAGACCGTGACAACATGACAGATGAAAAAAGTCGGACAATATTCGGCCACTGTCGGACGCAGTTGGCAAGATGAAATTGTTTCGAGGTTATGTTGAGGTGCTCGTTGTTCTATTCAATGCATTGTATAATTTTGTAAGAGACGGCGGCACCCTTGCCCGTTTGAATACACAATGCGCGAGCAATGACTGATGCAACATCGTTTACGCGTGGCTTAATCTCGTTCGTCTCTGTTTGCTTGGGAAAAAATAATCCTATTATATGCAGCAATTAATCATCATTTGACATAAATAAGATGACGGCAATGGCTGGATTGACCGAAATAGTGTAATAGAAGAGTTTCTGATAGACCAATCTTGAGTTTGGTCAGCTGAGATAACCCAAAATGCCGTCTATAACACCGAAAGGCCGCAAATTCCCCGCAGTCAAGGCCGACACACCGCAGCAATATTGACTTCACTTCGGGAGTTACCGACAAGCAACATAATTCCAAACATCTCAGAACTTGCTATCAAATGGCATGTGTAAGGCaattattttttaacttttgTAAGTATGTTTAAAGTTATCGCTGATACTGGAAGCGATTATAAAAGGATGTAAGGCTCGCGCTGAAATGTAGACAAtgcagcatcaatcaattgAATAGCAAAGATCCTCAATCCAAACTATctaattttatataataaacctCTTAAATACTCTTCATTAACGATACTATGCCATACGTCGCAGAGCCGTGGTCGTTCGACGACGTTTTAAAACTCACCAAAGTCAGCTCGGCCTACTGGAGAGCTACGTTTAATGCTCCGCCATTGAACCTCTTTACGCCACGAACCTATGCAGCATTGCGTACACTTGTCGAGCTTCTCGAAAACGACCGGGCAGTCAAGGTCATCGTCTTTGATAGTTCGGTTGAAGATTATTTCATCGCCCATTGGGACTTGACGACTGGTGAGGACAAGCcggaagacgaagagactGCTCCCATCTTTGACTGGGCCAACTTTGTGCTTCGTCTTGCACGTCTTCCCGTAGTAAGCATTGCCGAAGTTCGTGGACGCACTCGTGGCCATGGCAGCGAATTCGTTCTGGCGTGCGACATGCGCTTTGGCAGCATTGAGAAAGCAATCTTTGCGCAGCCCGAGGCCGCTGCTGGCGTTCattgtggtggtggaggaatCGAGTGGCTGCCTCGCTTGGTAAACCGCTCGCGAGCCTTGGAGATTCTTCTTGGGGGTGAGGATTTCGACGCTACGACTGCTGCTCAGTACGGGTACATCAACCGTGCGATCAAGGACTCGGAGTTGTCTGCCTTTGTGGACAATTTTGCGCGCCGGATAGCTGGATTTGATCGTAAGCCTCTGCTGGAAACTAAGCGGGCTGTTAATGATCGTGCTGGACTGCCTCGACTGACGGATCTTCTTTCATCTATGCAGGACTTTGTTCGAGCTTGTACTTGGCCTGAGACTACGAAGCGAATGAAAACTCTCTTTGAGATGGGCATCCAGCAGGTCGGTCCTTTGGAGAAGGATATGGGACGTCATCTTCATGAAGCTTCCATCAAAATGTATGGAAAGACTGAAGATGCACAATGAGAATGCAGTCCTATTCGCATGCCATTTGCATTGCTCGGCTTGCGTACATAGTTCGATAAAAGTCATCATGAACTCCATAAAATAAACTCATCGGCTTCTTCGTATATATTTCAGCGCTAGTTTAATTTTCTCCTTAGTGATGCAAGTAATTTTCCGACAGCAATGTGATCATCTCCGATTACTATTCGAACAAGTTGAAGACCAGCGGCTATGGACATCTAGCTCCTGTAGAAATGTCATATGATAAACCATGAATAGAAAACTAGAGTCAACCATATGTGCAGTGGCGCATCATTACTCAATAAAGTAATCTATTATAATGgataattattaatttatttactgAAGTCCTGCTTAATTCTAGTCTATCATCACTTCCGGTCCCTTACTACAGCCAGTTATCAACCAACTTGTTCTTAATTCCTGTCGTAATCCACCTTATACTCCGTCTTCACCCTGATCCCCAAATCTTTACCATTGCCCCTCGCATGTTCTTTTGCCTCAGAGTCAAGGATTGACTCTTCACTAGTGTTATCCGAGGTGACCCGCGCCCTGGTAGTGCTGTGCCTAGCAGCCATGGTATCATCTATCGTTGCATTTGCCGATTTGCCTCGCGGCCCAGATCCACCGATGGTCTGCAACGAAAACATGTTATCCCCTGATTGGTCCCTATTTCTAATCCATCCGCTGCCACCTCCCGTACCGCTACTTCCTTTTGCGCTGGACAAACCCTCCAACCAGCCTCGGTAAAGCGGTCGACAGACAGGAATGCCGATACAAACCATGGTGGTACAGAATTCCGCAGCATGCCATATAATGATGCCAACAACATCTTTGAGGTAATTCGGGCTGCCCAAGAACTTCAATTGTATGGCTCTCTCAATGCCGCAAGCCCCGGCAATAACACCCAGGCTTAAAGAAGCAGCAATGACTCGTTTCTCCCGCTTCGGCATTTGAATATTCCATAGAAGATACCACGGAAAGGCTGCATACCAAAAGTCCGTTATGACAGACCAGGCGCCTGCGTAAGTTGAGATTGGGCCTGGGTCGATGGGGCATTTTCCGTCAGGGATTCGACGATCCCACAAGAAGGCCGTGGGATGACATGCAAACCAGAAGACGAAAAGCGAGGCTACGATGCCAGtggcgaggaagaagttgggAATCCAAatgatgatttgattgcgCTTATCTGGAACGAGTCGTACCAAGAAGAGAGCCATGGAAGTCTTGCAAAGGATCGTtccgaagacgaggatggtCTGACCGATGGCAGAGTAGAGAATTGCCCTCGTGACAGATTCCATTCCCACGACAGGACCTTTGAGGGCGATAACATCGTCGATATTTCGGCCGAACCCATACGTCGACGCAATCGTCATCATTATGTCGTAGGTTAAAAGGGTAATCTGTTGATTTGTGAGTTCCAGGGCAACACATACAACTCATCACATCTTCGCTGCCGAAGGTCGATGTACATACAAAGGAGGCATTATAGAAGTAGTCGTCCAATCCATACGCGCGAATTACTCTCACACGAGTATACAAACGAAGAATGACAAAGACCAGCGCCAGCGCGGTAAGTGACCACAGCACAGCCAACATCTTGGGTGCATCTCCGCCCAGTCCCGTCTGATATTGGTTTGCcatggctgttgttggtggcTTGAAGCCCGTTCCAACCAAGTTCGATGCAAAAGGATGGCTCGTGTGTTGCAGAACATTCTAACAGGGAAAGGGGAGCATGTTTTTGAATCTCTGGAGTAAGACTCACCCTGGCACCGAGTTGTCGGTTGGACCTGGGGTCACGCCCGTTACCAGAATCGCGGACAGCATTTCGGATGGATACGGGTAATATAAAGAGGAAAGATCAGCAACGATACCTGTTCTAGGAAATATTACCAGTACCTGCAGTTGCTTAGTGGCAAGAAGGGAGCGGTAGTTGAAAAAATTTCATAAAAGTTTTACTCTTCATAATTCCTTTTTTGCTGTCTTCTAGCTGAGCATGGGTTTCTTCACTACATGTGCTGGGGTAGCACCGGGGATCAGGGGGTTGTCTGTGATCTCTGCACCAAGCCAGTGTTCATTACCTAGTTCAGTATAGATGACCGCGGCAAACAGGAAACCGAGCCGTTAGACCCCGGCAAATATCTCACTTGGACAAGGGTGGAGGCCAAGCGAGGAACCACGAGCATGCTAAGACTTCTAGGTTGCAACGTAAGCGAAAATCAACTTTGTTTAGTTATCATCCTTGGTTGAATCGCCTACGGACGTTGGGAGGATAGGCTGCACGCTACAGCTGCCAAACCTTTCCAAACCCTGCCAAGACCTAGGCTGAATATAGCTTCGATATCCGCGGGTGAGGGGGAAAATGGCTGCGGTGGTTAGGGGCTCGTGGGGGCCACTAGGAGATGCCGACCTGTAATTTGCAAGATTATTTGGCCTTTCCACGGCATGGTACGAGATATACGAGGAGGGAATTTCTCCAGTATATACCAGGCCACTATTTAGCGATAGCCGACTCCCGAGTTCTATCCGGATGGCATTATTGTACAAGGAGTAGTGTATAGCCCTGTAAATAGGCTTTTGTCAAATAGTGGGCAAAGAGGCGGATAGACATCTTCGGGAACCCGCAACGGAAAAGCCCGCGGAGAGTGGACTCGGCCGAGTGACGGACAAAAGGCATCGGACTCCACGCTGAAAGCACGGAAAACAGGACACGCGTGGAGAGATAAAGCCGGGGCGATGTCCATACCCAAAACACCCCAATCAAAGCACGCAAATTTGTTGTTGGTTTTGttcttccccccctttgGACGGGTAAATGTAACGCCAGAAACTGGGAATCGATGGGTCACCGTCTCCTTTCAGTTCCTGCTGCATAGGTTGATCATCCCCTGGCTGCGGAGAAGCACTACAGTACGCTTGCATTCAGCAAGGATGTTTGAACCAACAGCAGTCTCCTTATTTGCTCTTACGGAGTACATTGCTCCGTAATCGTAATACGACCTCAAGTTGTCACTTTCCCCAGAGAGAAGCAGTCGATAAGGTTTGCATGAATAAAGTCATCGGAAAGGGAAATCTCCAGGATCTTTCCATTATTGAGATCTTCGAATTGAAGAACTCGTCCGGACCACGGGGTTTAAGTGCTTCCCCCGTTGCCAAAGGGTGAAACGTGCGTTGTGGAGACGAGTTGAAAACTTGGTTGAGGTCGACCCACCCCACTGATGAGAAAAAGGTGTAACAAATCAGATATTTTGTCATTTCGAGTAGAGTCAAGGATAACGGCATCCCTGGACCCTTTTGTTGGTGCTAACTCGCTGCTGTTGACTATCCGTCGACTTGTGGATCACATTGGACGTAGAATTCCGCCTAATGATACGACATGCCTGAGGGGTCTCGGCCCCTATAGACAAGTTTGAGAGCAATTCTTCTTGCTGTTTGCATGTGAACTACTAAGAGGGGTTCCCCGTTTATCTTCTTGGAAATTCTTCCAGAATAACCACACTGAAGCTGTAGTTTGTCTTGGTACGAGAACAGTCCAAGTTCTCGTGGAAgcttgccatcatggacaaTAACTCTGTTCCCAACTCAGCCCAAGGTGCTGGGCTCCTGCAAAATGGCCCGTCCATATTGGTTAAACCAGCGGTGATCTTCATGCTCCTTCCAGTCGCGACTTATGTCTTCTGGAGCTTTGTTTCGTACCTAATCTCGCCATTGAAGAAGTATCCTGGGCCATTCTTAGCATGTAAGTGAATATGAGAGCATCTTAAGCTGAAAGAGGGTCGTATCAGTAACATGTTGTGCGATATTAAGCCTATACCAACTTCTACCGAATGTATTATGCCTATCGAGGAAATATGCACCTCTTGACCAAGAAACTCCACGACAAGTACGGTCCGGTTGTTCGCATGGGCCCCAACTACATCGACGTTGACTACCCCTCATTGATTAAGACGTGCTTTGACTTTGGGGGGGTTTGGAGAAAGGTAAGTCTCGACATTGCATTCTATTAGAGTGGACATTGGTTAACGTTTAGCTGTCATATCACAGACTGATTGGCATGGCGTCAGTGGAGCAATGGTTGAAGGCAAGCTCTACTACAACATCTTCTCAGAGTGTAATCCCGAAGAGCATGCTCGGATTAAGAAGCCAATTGCAAAGTATTGGTCTGCTCCTGGTGTCGCGCCAATGGAGCCGCACGTTGATTCTGTGATCTCTACACTGTGCCGGGCACTTGATCAACGGTTCGCTGGCGACGAGGACTTTGGAAAGACCTTTGACTTTGCTGAATGGATGCTATTCTGTAGGACACTGCCTATGCCATGTCGTTGGAATCAAGCTGACTTGTCTAGTTGGAATGGATGCGGTCGCCAAGACTACATGGAGTGAAGCGGTCGGATATCTCGAGAAGGGACATGATTTCGATGGCACTCTGAACGTCTCGGACAGAGCCTACGACTATCTCGTCACGGTCGGCATGAACCCTATTTTCGACAAATTTCTCGACAAGAACCCGATTATGCGATTTGGCCCGCCGTCGTTTGGAACCGTCACTGGAATTTGCCTTGGGCACCTCATGGCGCGCATGAAGGGCGAAGACGGCCACGACCAATCCAAACCCGACTTCTTGGACCGCTATCTTGAAGCTCAGCAGCAGAACCCCGAAGTTGTCGACATCTACCGTATCCTCTCCTACATGCTCGTCAATGTTGCCGCCGGCGCCGACACCACTGCGGCGAGCTTGCGCTCCATCTTTTACCTCTCGCTGAAGCACCCTGCCGTCTTCCGCCGTCTGAGAGACGAGATTGTCAATGCCAAGTTTTCGCAGCTGCCAGTTCCCTATGCCGAGTCCCGACAGCTTCCGTACCTGGAGGCTGTCTCCCGAGAGTGTTTCCGATACATGCCCGGCAACTGCTTCGCCCAGGAGCGTTACGTTCCATCTGGCGGTTTGGCGCTTCCTGATGGCTCCGTCGTGCCGGCCGGTACTGCTCTTGGATTCAATGCCTACGTGCTCCACAGAAACAAGGAGGTCTGGggcgatgatgctgaagagttCCGCCCCGAGCGCTGGTTGCAGGCCGACAATGAGACCGAGGAGGAATACAAGAACCGCATTCAACAATTGAACAATGTGGACTTGTCTTTCGGTGCTGGTTCGCGAAAGTGCATCGGCATGAACCTTGGAAAGATGGAGGTTAGCAAGACAGTGGCAACACTCATTACCCTCTTCGACTTTGAATTGGAAGACCCCAAGAAGGAATGGAAGGTCCACAACAGCTTGATTCCCAGGGCGTCTGAGATTAtgatcaagatgaagaagagaccgGGTGCTGGTCAACAAATCAGCGAAATGAGCAGCCACTACTAGTGCCGCTGACTTACTAGGGAGATGGGGGTATCTGCAGATTCAACATTGTGTTAATAGCTTTGCTACAAGATTGACTATACCAACTTAATATGTATTCTTCAACCTTTCATGTTAGTAATTGTCCACTAGCTAGTCATGTCATAACTCGTACCAATAGAAAGCGACGGCGTGACGGATGTTCTTTGTGAAATCTTAGTTGAATAGTAATCACCGCTCCAGTGAATCTTCGTCTTATAAGCCCGCATGTCCCCACGCCGCCGGTTATAAGTCCGCTCACCTTACATCCTCGCGCATGCACAATGTCCACTTCCAACGAAAGCCCGTCACCACGGCCTCGAGCCGTGGCAAATCACAGCACCCTCGGGGTTTTGGCTTTGCGGTGGTCTTGTGCGACATGCCGCCAATCGAAACGCCGCTGCGATAAAATATACCCGAAATGCACACTCTGCGTTCAGTGAGTCTGCCCTTCACCTCCGCTGCTGCGGATGATGCGAGGATGCAGCAAATCAGTGTTTAGTAACACCTGTGTAGGAAGAATACTCCATGTAACTACCCAGGCCGTcggaaaagagagaagctgaagaaccGCATAAAGGCGATTCTGCCAGTGGGAAAATCCATCGTCGACCCGCCTCCCGTTGTAttggctgagaagaagcacGACGTGCGCCAGCTCTCGTTTCCTTCTGCCAGTTCCAGCTTCATTGCGGAGAGTTTTCTCGATCCCGAGGTCTTTTCCAAGGCGCAGTTGAAAGTGGTAAACGCCGATGTGGAGGTGACAGATGACATAGCCGAGTTGGTCGGGAGCGTGCTGGACATTCAGGCCACCTCTGCCAAGTTCTTTAAGTCGGTTCACATGTGGATGCCGATCATATCGAAGCCTCATTTTTGTGCGAACCTGCTCAATCGGTTAACCTACAAGAGAGCTGAGTTGTTTCTGCTCGTGCTGTCTATGAAGTTAAGCTTCACACGAGTCAAAACCTGGAACACGCCATTGTACGAGACGGTGAAGCTATTCCAATTTAAAATTGAGGCTTCAGGGGTATTGTCAACTCTAGTTCTCCAGGCTTCTATTCTCATCGCACTCTACGAGTTAGGACATGGCATCTACCCGGCGGCGTATCTCTCGGTAGGATCCTGTGCTCGGTACGCAACGGCCCTGGGTATTGAAAAGTCTATTCTTTCATCAAGCGCTGCGCAGGGCCAATggattgaagaagaagaatgccgCCGTATGTGGTGGGCGATTTTGGTTCTCGATAGGTATGTGACATCGACTGTCAGGTTCCTGGAATTTGCCATTTCTGTGAGGGCAACAGCAAG
Above is a genomic segment from Trichoderma breve strain T069 chromosome 6, whole genome shotgun sequence containing:
- a CDS encoding tRNA synthetases class I (I, l, M and v) domain-containing protein — its product is MATNSARENPIAATDPQPEGTPAPVADGIEAGVQPSSSDTTPAPAKVKTEKELERERKKAEKLAAYEQKKAAKAAAATTAAKKTKDKEKEKKAAAEVLPPFVEDTPEGEKKRLKPFEDSHYSSYHPVAVESAWYAWWEKEGYFKPQFTPEGDVKPEGKFVIVVPPPNVTGALHMGHALGNSLQDLMIRYNRQKGKTTLWLPGCDHAGIATQSVVEKTLWKRKQQTRHDLGRAQFVELVQDWKEEYHQKINNAFRKMGSSLDWSREAFTMDEHFSAAVADVFIKFHEEGIIYRANRLVNWDSTLTTALSNIEVDNEELSGRTLLDVPGYDKKVEFGIIVHFKYPIENSDETIEVATTRPETMLGDSGIAVHPDDPRYTHLVGKFAVHPFIKGRRLPIVADTYVDREFGTGAVKLTPAHDVNDFKLGMTHKLEFINILTDNGLINENGGPYQGQKRFDVRYSIQEDLKKLGLYVDKKDNPMTVPRSERTKDVVEPMMKPQWWVKMDDLAEPAIKAVQTGQIKIKPESAEKNYLQWMANINDWCISRQLWWGHQCPVYRVRFEGEDDQDTDDRWFAGRTQEEAFVKAKKAWPDKKFELIRDEDVLDTWFSSGLWPFATLGWPRETPDMSRLFPTSVLETGWDIIPFWVARMIFLGIKLTGTVPFSEVFCHSLIRDSEGRKMSKSLGNVIDPLDVIRGIELQALHDKLLTGNLAASEVKKATAYQKTSFPQGIPECGADALRFALIAYSTGGGDINLDVKVIHLYRRFCNKIWNACKYVLGKLDAVKDFVPAKQLALNGNESLAELWILGKMNHATKAINEAVEQRDFMRSANLVYSYWYFQLCDVFIENSKTLIQEGSEAQINSALQTLYSVLEVALVLSHPFLPFITEELWQRLPRRPDDRTQSIMIAKYPEWDQQFENPEAEAAYDIILGCSKGIRSLVAEYSPKDEAKIFIHAYDTASHKTVSEEKSSIRSLSGKGAMEIEILSPDHARPTGCVAFPVSSAVSVFIYVKDRVDLDEEIAKAAKKLEKARAAVQKQTKLLQDPVYIEKVAVATQNADKKKLADLESEANGFETTIEQFRQLKLE
- a CDS encoding enoyl-CoA hydratase/isomerase domain-containing protein produces the protein MPYVAEPWSFDDVLKLTKVSSAYWRATFNAPPLNLFTPRTYAALRTLVELLENDRAVKVIVFDSSVEDYFIAHWDLTTGEDKPEDEETAPIFDWANFVLRLARLPVVSIAEVRGRTRGHGSEFVLACDMRFGSIEKAIFAQPEAAAGVHCGGGGIEWLPRLVNRSRALEILLGGEDFDATTAAQYGYINRAIKDSELSAFVDNFARRIAGFDRKPLLETKRAVNDRAGLPRLTDLLSSMQDFVRACTWPETTKRMKTLFEMGIQQVGPLEKDMGRHLHEASIKMYGKTEDAQ
- a CDS encoding cytochrome p450 domain-containing protein: MDNNSVPNSAQGAGLLQNGPSILVKPAVIFMLLPVATYVFWSFVSYLISPLKKYPGPFLASYTNFYRMYYAYRGNMHLLTKKLHDKYGPVVRMGPNYIDVDYPSLIKTCFDFGGVWRKTDWHGVSGAMVEGKLYYNIFSECNPEEHARIKKPIAKYWSAPGVAPMEPHVDSVISTLCRALDQRFAGDEDFGKTFDFAEWMLFFGMDAVAKTTWSEAVGYLEKGHDFDGTLNVSDRAYDYLVTVGMNPIFDKFLDKNPIMRFGPPSFGTVTGICLGHLMARMKGEDGHDQSKPDFLDRYLEAQQQNPEVVDIYRILSYMLVNVAAGADTTAASLRSIFYLSLKHPAVFRRLRDEIVNAKFSQLPVPYAESRQLPYLEAVSRECFRYMPGNCFAQERYVPSGGLALPDGSVVPAGTALGFNAYVLHRNKEVWGDDAEEFRPERWLQADNETEEEYKNRIQQLNNVDLSFGAGSRKCIGMNLGKMEVSKTVATLITLFDFELEDPKKEWKVHNSLIPRASEIMIKMKKRPGAGQQISEMSSHY
- a CDS encoding fungal specific transcription factor domain-containing protein, producing the protein MSTSNESPSPRPRAVANHSTLGVLALRWSCATCRQSKRRCDKIYPKCTLCVQKNTPCNYPGRRKREKLKNRIKAILPVGKSIVDPPPVVLAEKKHDVRQLSFPSASSSFIAESFLDPEVFSKAQLKVVNADVEVTDDIAELVGSVLDIQATSAKFFKSVHMWMPIISKPHFCANLLNRLTYKRAELFLLVLSMKLSFTRVKTWNTPLYETVKLFQFKIEASGVLSTLVLQASILIALYELGHGIYPAAYLSVGSCARYATALGIEKSILSSSAAQGQWIEEEECRRMWWAILVLDRYLNLSNPKRHLITTDAGLESYLPVDDEVWESGVLNPDRIYTLATANSYHLGLFARFAQAAHLLSQVLHHVSEESNETAQLRRTIFALVNVSNIEASMRRLEYCSQSAVCYANSGILALDYSSFSKGMCVSDSGQKLSSESAIISQATLDMALTLIHGDSEQLCDVASPFLVHLLYKVASMHLRIAHKSQTRGDREKVEILRKSMKLVGNRWLCTSAYLSLLEKQEILLVME